GTCGCTGAACCTGTTCGTGTTCCTTCCCTTGAGCGTGCTGCTGATCAGCCCCTTGCTCACCGGCTTGTCAAAGATGCTCCCAACGTTGCCCTTCGACGGTCTCTGGCCACTGCTACTGGGCAACGCTGGCGTGCTGGGCGTAGCGCTTTTCAATGAGCGCAATGATCAGGGATTCCTGTCTGCCACGGCCCTGAGCCTGGACGCAGGACTCGGTTTCTGGCTGGTGCTGAGCCTGTTCAACGATCTGCGCCAACGCACAATCGACAACGATGTTCCCCTGCCCTTTCGCGGCCTGCCGATCGACCTGATCGGCGCCGGACTGATCGCAGTGGCTTTTCTCGGATTCAGCGGACTGATCAAAACATGAGTCTGATTCAAAGCATCGACGCGCTCCTGCCGCAGACCCAGTGCGGCAAATGCGGCCATCCCGGATGCAAGCCCTACGCTGAAGGCATCGCCAACGGCGAGCCGATCAACAAATGCCCACCGGGTGGCAACGAAACCATCAATGCCCTGGCCGAATTGCTGAATGTGCCGGTACTGGAGCTTGATGTAAGCCGCGGGCCGGCTCCCGCGCAGATCGCCTATATCCGCGAAGCCGAATGCATCGGCTGCACCAAATGCATCCAGGCCTGCCCGGTAGATGCCATCGTCGGCGCCGCCAAGCTGAT
This genomic interval from Pseudomonas putida contains the following:
- a CDS encoding electron transport complex protein RnfA, which gives rise to MTEAFLTLVSTALINNLVLNWPLGVDPLLASQRKQVHALGIATTCLMVIVGLLGYALYHWLLIPLQLTSLNLFVFLPLSVLLISPLLTGLSKMLPTLPFDGLWPLLLGNAGVLGVALFNERNDQGFLSATALSLDAGLGFWLVLSLFNDLRQRTIDNDVPLPFRGLPIDLIGAGLIAVAFLGFSGLIKT